The following DNA comes from Myxococcota bacterium.
CGTCCGACCCGACCCGCGAGGCACCCGGCACGAAGCTGTAGTCGTCGTCGAACGTGACGGGTCCCGACTCGGCGACCGCTGAGCTCGTCCAGTCCGAGTCACGCTGGAACAACGCGAGGCGGCGAGTCTGTGCCGTGTCGAGCAGGTTCCCGACCGAGAGACGACCCAGCGCATCGACTCGGAGCGAGAGGTTCACGTTCCACCAGAAGTCGATCGGCGACGCCGGCGTGATGTCCTCCCGGACCCAGCCCGCGTCGGTCTCGCGGGCATGGACCCCGACGTAGCGCTCCTGGTTCGTGTTCGGGTCGTTCGGCAGCTGCGACGAGAAGACCACGTGCGCGCGCCCGGCCGCGTCGAGCGCAGCCACGAGATTGCCGCCCCCGAGCCCCAAATCGTCGAGCCGCCAGCCGGCGGGTGAGCGCTCGAGGTGGACCAGATGCCAATATCCATCGCTGGCCGGTGACTGGTTGACGAAGACCACGTGCGCGGTGCCGGCGGCGTCGACCACGAGCGCGCTCGGGTCCTTGGCTGGCAGCAGGGTGGTGTCGCCGACGGAAGTCACCGGCTCGTGGTGCCAGCCCTGGTCGTCGCGGAACGAGTAGATGAGCTGCTCCGGACCGCTCGCCGTGAACCAGATCGCGTGGAGCCGCCCCGAGCCATCGATCGCGAGCTGGCTCGAGGCCGAGAAGCGCGTCGCCGTGTGCGCCTGGCGATCGTCGTTGATGCGCTCGATCACCCAGCCACCCGGGGGCCGGCTCTGCAGGAACAGGTCCTGCCGCTCCGTCACGCCGTTGTTCGAGAACGACATCAGGTGCGGCACGTGACTCGCGTCGACGACCAGGCCAGTCACGACGCGGTACTGGTTCCCCTCGTCGCCCGGCGGCTGCGGGACCTCCTCGATCTGCCACGTCCCGGTGCGATCCGTGGCGTATTGCCTCGTGATCAAGAACGACCGGCTGTGCTCGGTGCTCTCCGGCGCGAGGTCGATGCGGTCGTAGATCAGGTGAAAGTCGCCGCTCGGGCCCTCGGCGGCGCGCAGATGCTCACCGGATCTTGGGTGCGAGTCCACGACTTCGCTGTGCCAGCTGCCGCCGTCCTGCCAGTAGTGGTAGACGCGGTCACCTCCCACGAAGAAGTGCGGCCGATTCTGCGCGTCGATCTGGACCCCCGACTCGGTGAGCGAGAACTCACGCACCTCCTCCACGAGCTGATTCGTCCACTGCGCGCTCGCGCGTGGTGGGGTGAGTGCGAGCGCGCAGACAGCAAGCAGGCTTGCGGGGAGCCGGAGCTTCATGGGCGGCCCAGAATACCATGGACTCGGGCTCCGCGGTCCCCTCAGACACTCGTGAGAAAGGGCGTGAGACAGGCCAGGACCTCCGCCGCGTGGGTCTCCTGCGGCGAGTGACCGGCGCCGGCGATGACCTCGAGCTTCGCGCCCGGGATCTTCTCGGCCATGTAGCGCGAGCCGGCGAGGAACACCTCGTCCTTCTCGCCCACGATCACGAGCACGGGCACGCGAATGGACGGGAGTGACTCGATCACCCGGCCGTCGCGCTGGGCCAGGATCCCGCGCGCGGCGTGGGCGAGCTCGCGCTGCCCCTTCGCTTCGAAGCTCCGCGCCCGTTCCTCGACCCTGCGGTTCCAGCCGGCGCGCGCGTCGTCCTTGCGGTAGCCCGGGCCCGTGTCCATCAGCACGAGCCCGGCCACGCGCTCCGGATGTGCCAGGTGGAAGGCGAGCGAGAGAAAGCCGCCCATGGAATGACCCACGAGCACCGCGCGCTCGGCGCCCGCGCGCTCGAGCAGCCCGGCCATGTCGCCGAGCGTCCGCTCGACCGAGTACGCGGCCGGATCGTCCGGTGACTCGCGCTCGCCGTGACCGAGGATGTCCCAGACGATCGCTTCGTGCTGCCCCGAGAGGGGTCCCACCAGCTTCGCCCAGTCGCGCGCGCTGCCCGAGTAGCCGTGGGTCAGGAGCAGCGTGCTCAACGCTTGTTCCGGGGCACGTCGCGGAAGGGCTTCTTCGTGTCGATGTCGGGGTCCTTCGGCAGGCCGAGCACGCGCTCCGACACGATGTTGCGCTGGATCTCGTCGGTGCCGCCCGCGATCGACACGGCGGGCACCGAGACCAGAATCTCCGCGATCACGCCCTCGAGCGGCCCGTCGGCGCCCGAGAGCAGGGCGTCGGTCCCCGTGATCAGCGTGTGCACGCGCGAGCAGGCGCGCGCGATCTCGCTCGCGTAGAGCTTCCCGAGTGACCCCTCGGGTCCCGGCGGCCGGCCCGCCATGCGCGCGGCGCGCGCGCGCTTCGCGGTCCACTCGGTCGCGCGCGCCAGGGCCAGGAGCTTGGCGATCTCCTGTCTCACCACCGGATCGCGCGCCTTGCCCGTGGCTTGCGCCCGCTCCACGATCAGATCGGCGCGGCCCGCG
Coding sequences within:
- a CDS encoding alpha/beta fold hydrolase, with the protein product MSTLLLTHGYSGSARDWAKLVGPLSGQHEAIVWDILGHGERESPDDPAAYSVERTLGDMAGLLERAGAERAVLVGHSMGGFLSLAFHLAHPERVAGLVLMDTGPGYRKDDARAGWNRRVEERARSFEAKGQRELAHAARGILAQRDGRVIESLPSIRVPVLVIVGEKDEVFLAGSRYMAEKIPGAKLEVIAGAGHSPQETHAAEVLACLTPFLTSV